In the genome of Polaribacter atrinae, one region contains:
- a CDS encoding O-antigen ligase family protein: protein MERVVTKLTIILYLSLAAFPLMKANINSIFIIFCSIFAVYDFIKTKKKITFDSKIIALTFVFWMFLFHEIFTLDLSLTKILLHLPFLIFPIIFLYKPSYIDNKVRDRSLLIFQGSVVLQTIIYLIVFLKENKIQQIFAINNYNIPLFRTYVLENTSVAIHQTYFSAFLLTSLTISLFLGLKKTVRFSLIFNLLNIIFTSFFIFVFVSKINIILLVLTFIIYLIISFKSFKKKLLLKFISVFLIVGAFFILAFNGLVKERFNEIRTEINRPLVGNYHNSINIRVAIIKCSLNLLEELPLLGYGKSLQEELNNCYQNSFKSDFYKISTYNTHNYYFNLILYGGWVFLLLFLYYLYYLFRKVNYPKFILVFIVQILIINLTENFFSRHYGIILFIYFISLFLPNKKMLRN, encoded by the coding sequence ATGGAAAGGGTAGTTACTAAATTAACAATAATTCTATATTTGTCTCTTGCTGCTTTTCCATTGATGAAAGCAAATATAAACTCTATTTTTATTATATTTTGCTCAATATTTGCTGTTTATGATTTTATAAAGACTAAAAAAAAAATCACTTTTGATAGTAAAATAATTGCACTGACTTTTGTTTTTTGGATGTTTTTATTTCATGAAATATTTACATTAGATCTTAGTCTAACAAAGATATTACTTCACCTTCCTTTTCTAATTTTTCCTATTATTTTCTTATATAAGCCAAGTTATATAGATAATAAAGTTAGAGATCGTTCTTTGCTTATTTTTCAGGGAAGTGTTGTTTTACAAACTATTATTTATTTGATTGTATTTCTTAAGGAGAATAAAATTCAGCAAATTTTTGCAATTAATAATTATAATATACCATTGTTTAGAACCTATGTTCTAGAAAATACTTCTGTAGCAATTCATCAAACATATTTTTCTGCTTTTTTACTTACTAGCTTAACAATATCACTTTTTTTAGGACTCAAAAAAACGGTTAGATTTTCTTTAATCTTTAATTTACTCAATATTATTTTTACGTCTTTTTTTATCTTTGTTTTTGTATCAAAAATTAATATAATTTTATTGGTACTAACATTTATTATTTATCTAATTATATCTTTTAAGAGTTTTAAAAAGAAGTTGTTATTAAAATTTATATCTGTTTTTTTAATTGTTGGGGCGTTCTTTATTTTAGCATTTAATGGCCTTGTTAAGGAAAGATTTAATGAAATTAGAACAGAAATAAATAGACCTCTAGTTGGTAATTATCATAACTCTATTAATATTAGAGTTGCTATTATTAAATGTTCTTTAAACTTATTAGAAGAACTACCATTGTTAGGTTATGGTAAGTCATTACAAGAAGAATTAAATAACTGTTATCAAAATAGTTTTAAAAGCGATTTTTATAAAATATCTACGTATAATACTCATAATTATTATTTTAATTTAATTTTATATGGAGGTTGGGTCTTTTTATTATTGTTTTTATATTATTTATATTATTTATTTCGAAAAGTAAATTACCCCAAATTTATCCTTGTATTTATTGTACAAATATTAATTATAAATTTAACA
- a CDS encoding O-antigen ligase family protein, which translates to MIIVYSFLLIHGIIMYVVLRNPIGSLFAQLIGVVLSSFYYYNFIREYNTKRLFKTYVNTAFYIAVLAIPMFYLNINLFTPQRLNGILSEPAHYAAIMLPAVYVTLMKKSYFKFIIILITILLSKSSIGYIGLVLILFLPLLKIKYFLKYSFLVFVILGASSYYIYTQWDVYSDENNGNIFVRRLKQTQESLVATNTGEFKKHINLSSYALLSNVFVSKNIFFNYPLGTGLGSYKYEYEKVYPELSPPDYLIKQNLSKINQQDANSLFLRMLADLGIFGLLMISYFFYRSYNLFKKESKVYEQGIFFYLIIKLFREGHYFPPEFYFFVLIFIKDFNDKNITHS; encoded by the coding sequence ATGATAATTGTATATAGTTTTTTGCTTATACATGGTATTATCATGTATGTTGTTTTAAGAAATCCCATTGGTTCATTATTTGCACAGTTAATAGGGGTGGTTCTTAGTAGTTTTTATTATTATAATTTTATTAGAGAGTATAATACAAAACGGCTGTTTAAAACGTATGTTAATACTGCTTTTTATATTGCTGTATTAGCAATACCAATGTTTTATTTAAATATTAATTTATTTACTCCACAAAGGCTAAATGGTATTCTGTCAGAACCGGCACATTATGCAGCAATAATGCTTCCCGCTGTTTATGTAACCTTAATGAAAAAATCATATTTTAAATTTATAATTATTTTAATCACAATTTTACTCTCAAAATCTTCAATTGGTTATATTGGCTTAGTGTTAATACTATTTTTGCCTCTTTTAAAAATAAAATATTTTTTAAAATATTCATTTCTAGTATTTGTTATATTAGGAGCAAGTTCTTATTATATTTATACTCAATGGGATGTTTATTCAGATGAGAATAACGGAAATATATTCGTTAGAAGACTAAAGCAAACTCAAGAATCTTTAGTTGCTACAAATACTGGAGAATTTAAAAAACACATCAATCTAAGTTCTTATGCTTTGTTAAGTAATGTGTTTGTTTCAAAAAATATTTTTTTTAATTATCCTTTGGGAACAGGCTTAGGTTCTTATAAATATGAGTATGAAAAGGTGTACCCAGAGTTATCTCCTCCAGATTACTTAATTAAACAAAATCTATCTAAAATAAATCAACAAGATGCGAACTCTCTTTTCTTAAGAATGTTGGCAGATTTAGGTATCTTTGGTCTTCTTATGATAAGTTATTTTTTTTACAGAAGTTATAACTTATTTAAAAAGGAAAGTAAGGTTTATGAGCAAGGAATCTTTTTTTATTTAATAATTAAATTATTTAGAGAAGGGCATTATTTTCCTCCAGAATTTTATTTTTTTGTTCTAATTTTTATAAAAGACTTTAATGATAAAAATATTACACATAGTTGA
- a CDS encoding glycosyltransferase family 2 protein: MLSIITVTFNSEKTVRKTIESVLNQSISHFEYILIDGDSKDATIEIIKSYEAVFKKRNIQYTWISEKDSGIYNAFNKGVKLAKGNWVSFLGSDDCYTEDALEAYLKVILAANDNVDLVYSNVDVIDNEENIINKINGSWSWSKFKRYMNIAHVGAFHNKNYFSKYGFFNESYRIAGDYEMLLRAKDNLKSIKIEKVTAKMADGGVSNNHISLAFKETFKAKNKTAGIGVILCFLDYNIALFKYYFKKIRCEIIR, from the coding sequence ATGTTATCAATTATAACTGTAACTTTTAATTCTGAAAAAACAGTCAGAAAAACAATAGAATCTGTTTTAAACCAATCAATAAGTCACTTCGAATACATTTTAATAGACGGCGATTCTAAAGATGCTACGATAGAAATTATTAAATCATATGAAGCTGTGTTTAAAAAGAGAAATATACAATATACTTGGATTTCAGAAAAAGACAGTGGTATATATAATGCGTTTAATAAAGGTGTAAAATTAGCTAAGGGCAACTGGGTTTCTTTTTTAGGTTCGGATGATTGTTACACAGAAGATGCGTTAGAAGCTTATTTAAAGGTTATTTTAGCGGCAAATGATAATGTAGATCTTGTTTATTCTAATGTAGATGTTATTGATAACGAAGAAAATATCATAAACAAAATAAATGGGAGTTGGTCTTGGTCTAAATTTAAGAGATACATGAATATTGCACATGTTGGTGCTTTTCATAATAAAAACTATTTTTCTAAATACGGATTTTTTAATGAATCTTATAGAATAGCGGGTGATTATGAGATGTTATTAAGAGCAAAAGACAATTTAAAATCGATTAAAATAGAAAAGGTTACAGCAAAAATGGCAGATGGAGGTGTTAGTAATAATCATATTTCTTTGGCATTTAAAGAAACTTTTAAAGCTAAAAATAAAACTGCAGGAATTGGTGTTATATTATGCTTTTTAGATTACAATATAGCATTATTTAAGTATTATTTTAAAAAAATAAGATGTGAAATTATTAGATAA
- a CDS encoding glycosyltransferase, giving the protein MIKILHIVENYSFSSGGIRTVVKNLTEELSNENYTSFILTSRKEKEDKSAYVVNSDKKPWLYSKEWKVKIHEICSEKKIDCIHIHGTWMFPQFIAAKYAIKNNIPFIITAHGMFEPWLWEQGKFKKKFYFNFFTKKYFSKATVVHSITGEETKNLKKLFINGNIEEIPNLIKEQKEDLNLIDKKEKYILYIGRLDEKKGIDLLIKSFIKINPKNVKLKIAGEFNVYKNNLEKIIESSNIDSNNIEFLGFVEAEAKHKLIKNAFVLAAPSHSEVIGMVNLEAAILKTPVITTYQTGLNKLWKENGGFLINPNQKELISSLEEVLKWSKEKQIEQGEKLYNFVLEKYTWKNRIEDWKKLYKSVL; this is encoded by the coding sequence ATGATAAAAATATTACACATAGTTGAAAACTATTCATTTTCTAGTGGAGGTATAAGAACTGTGGTTAAAAACTTAACGGAAGAATTATCTAATGAAAACTATACTTCATTTATTTTAACGTCACGTAAAGAAAAGGAAGATAAAAGTGCATATGTAGTTAATTCTGATAAAAAACCTTGGTTGTATTCTAAAGAATGGAAGGTGAAAATACATGAAATTTGTAGTGAGAAGAAAATTGATTGTATTCATATTCATGGAACGTGGATGTTTCCACAATTTATAGCAGCTAAATATGCTATTAAAAATAATATTCCATTTATTATTACTGCACATGGTATGTTTGAGCCTTGGTTGTGGGAACAAGGTAAGTTTAAAAAGAAATTTTATTTTAATTTTTTTACAAAAAAGTATTTTTCTAAGGCTACAGTTGTTCATTCAATTACAGGTGAAGAAACCAAAAACCTTAAAAAACTTTTTATAAATGGAAATATAGAAGAGATTCCTAATTTAATAAAAGAACAAAAAGAAGATTTAAATTTAATTGATAAAAAAGAAAAATATATACTTTATATAGGGAGATTAGATGAGAAAAAAGGAATTGATTTATTGATTAAATCCTTTATAAAAATTAACCCTAAAAATGTAAAGTTAAAAATTGCAGGAGAGTTTAATGTTTATAAAAATAATTTAGAAAAAATAATTGAGAGTTCTAATATTGATTCTAATAATATAGAGTTCTTAGGTTTTGTAGAAGCAGAAGCTAAACATAAATTAATTAAGAATGCATTTGTGTTAGCGGCACCTTCACACTCAGAAGTTATAGGTATGGTTAATTTAGAAGCTGCAATTTTAAAAACGCCTGTAATAACAACCTATCAAACGGGTTTAAATAAACTTTGGAAAGAAAATGGTGGTTTTTTAATTAATCCAAATCAAAAAGAACTAATATCTAGTTTAGAAGAGGTCTTAAAGTGGTCTAAAGAAAAACAAATAGAACAAGGTGAAAAATTATATAATTTTGTGTTAGAAAAATATACTTGGAAAAACAGAATAGAAGACTGGAAAAAATTATATAAAAGTGTTTTATAA